The following are encoded together in the Acetobacter vaccinii genome:
- the tssH gene encoding type VI secretion system ATPase TssH codes for MQVIDVKVLISRLAAGCRSTVEAAAAHALMLTQYNVEVEHVLWAALRDDRSDIVLILKAHNLDADAMKVAVDSALGRLKSGSARPPGLSPEILAWVQQAWLVASLDQEGVRQVRTGHLLAAALADDALRRRMLDLFAPLSSLSVEVLRRSFEAMTEGGSEEGQVEADAPGTGADASVLPATAGGQGSMLARFCTDLTARARDGKMDPIIGRAPDIRKVVDILCRRRQNNPVLVGEPGVGKTAIAEGLAQAIVAGDVPQMLEHVALWSLDLGLLQAGAGVKGEFENRLRGLVEEVNASATPIILFIDEAHMLIGAGGQQGQNDAANLIKPALARGELRCLAATTWGEYKKYFEKDPALTRRFQPVQIDPPDEDVARGMLRGLLPMLEKHHGVHVAEDAVHAAVSLSVRYIPSRQLPDKAVSLLDTACSRVAMSRAAKPGVLSDVQQRLAMVETELKDVAADQKLGFAVPSDYETLEQKRAALQAECAALEARWQHECALVEKITTLQDCVRAGEGEDVAPELAQARQELTAVQGDQPLVHAVVDTSSVAAVVESWTGIPVGRMVGGEIQRLLSLEETLGQRVLGQTHALKAIAQAMITQRAGLTDPRKPAGVFLMVGTSGVGKTETALALAEQLYGGEDSLTVINMSEFKEEHKVSLLMGAPPGYVGYGEGGVLTEAVRRKPYSVVLLDEMEKAHPGVQDVFYQVFDKGQMKDGEGREIDFRNTVIIMTSNAGTDTIASVCADPDNLPSQEQLGELLRPELLHWFRPAFLGRCNVVAYYPLSDALIRRIVDLNLKRVAQRVAQSWGAVFEASAEVTEALAARCHETESGARVVETILTRTVLPELSAKALACVMEGGTVQEMRVSVDEAGAFEYSIS; via the coding sequence GGTGCTCATTTCCCGGCTGGCAGCGGGGTGTCGCAGCACGGTCGAGGCCGCCGCAGCCCATGCGCTGATGCTGACACAGTATAATGTCGAGGTTGAGCACGTTCTGTGGGCGGCCCTGCGGGATGATCGTTCCGACATAGTGCTGATCCTCAAGGCCCATAATCTTGATGCCGATGCCATGAAGGTGGCAGTCGATAGTGCTCTGGGGCGGTTGAAGTCGGGCAGTGCCCGCCCGCCGGGGCTCTCGCCCGAAATTCTGGCCTGGGTGCAGCAGGCGTGGCTTGTCGCCTCGCTGGATCAGGAGGGGGTGCGGCAGGTGCGTACGGGCCACCTGCTGGCGGCAGCCCTGGCGGATGATGCCCTGCGCCGCCGCATGCTGGACCTTTTTGCGCCCTTGTCCTCCCTGTCGGTTGAAGTCCTGCGCCGCAGCTTTGAAGCCATGACAGAAGGCGGGAGTGAGGAAGGGCAGGTAGAGGCTGATGCTCCGGGTACTGGGGCCGATGCCAGCGTCCTGCCTGCAACGGCAGGTGGGCAGGGGAGCATGCTGGCCCGCTTCTGCACCGATCTGACCGCCCGGGCCAGAGATGGCAAAATGGACCCCATTATCGGCCGGGCGCCCGATATTCGTAAAGTGGTCGATATTTTGTGCCGTCGGCGGCAGAACAACCCGGTGCTGGTGGGGGAGCCCGGCGTAGGCAAGACAGCCATTGCCGAAGGGCTGGCCCAGGCCATTGTTGCGGGTGATGTGCCGCAGATGCTGGAGCACGTGGCCCTCTGGTCGCTCGACCTTGGTCTGTTGCAGGCTGGTGCCGGGGTCAAGGGTGAGTTTGAAAACCGCCTGCGTGGGTTGGTTGAGGAAGTCAACGCCTCGGCCACACCCATTATTCTGTTCATTGATGAAGCGCATATGCTCATAGGCGCAGGTGGTCAGCAGGGGCAGAATGATGCCGCCAACCTGATCAAGCCCGCCCTGGCCCGTGGGGAATTGCGCTGCCTGGCGGCCACGACCTGGGGGGAATATAAAAAGTATTTTGAAAAAGACCCAGCCCTGACACGGCGTTTTCAACCTGTGCAAATTGACCCGCCGGATGAGGATGTCGCCCGCGGTATGCTGCGTGGGCTGTTGCCAATGCTGGAAAAGCACCACGGCGTGCATGTTGCGGAAGATGCCGTGCATGCGGCTGTAAGCCTGTCTGTGCGTTATATTCCCAGCCGTCAGTTGCCTGACAAGGCCGTCAGCCTGTTGGATACCGCATGTTCACGCGTGGCCATGAGCCGGGCGGCAAAGCCCGGTGTGCTGAGTGATGTGCAGCAACGGCTGGCGATGGTTGAGACGGAGTTGAAGGACGTTGCGGCGGACCAGAAGCTGGGCTTCGCTGTGCCGTCAGATTATGAGACTCTGGAGCAGAAACGGGCGGCCTTGCAGGCAGAGTGTGCGGCGCTGGAGGCACGTTGGCAGCACGAATGTGCTCTGGTTGAAAAAATCACGACCTTGCAGGACTGTGTCCGCGCGGGTGAGGGCGAGGATGTCGCGCCAGAACTGGCGCAGGCCCGGCAGGAGCTGACAGCCGTGCAGGGCGATCAGCCTTTGGTGCATGCGGTGGTGGATACATCCAGCGTTGCGGCTGTGGTGGAAAGCTGGACGGGTATTCCCGTCGGGCGGATGGTGGGGGGCGAAATCCAGCGCCTTCTGTCGCTGGAGGAAACACTGGGCCAGCGTGTGCTGGGGCAGACGCATGCGCTCAAGGCCATTGCCCAGGCCATGATTACCCAGCGCGCAGGGCTGACCGACCCCCGCAAGCCAGCCGGTGTGTTCCTTATGGTCGGCACATCCGGCGTTGGTAAGACAGAAACGGCTCTGGCGCTGGCTGAACAGTTGTACGGCGGGGAAGACAGCCTGACCGTCATCAACATGAGCGAGTTCAAGGAGGAGCATAAAGTCTCGCTGCTCATGGGCGCGCCTCCGGGTTATGTGGGGTATGGAGAAGGCGGCGTGCTGACAGAGGCCGTGCGCCGCAAGCCGTATTCCGTCGTCCTTCTGGACGAGATGGAAAAGGCCCATCCCGGTGTGCAGGATGTGTTTTATCAGGTTTTTGACAAAGGCCAGATGAAGGACGGGGAAGGGCGGGAAATTGACTTCCGCAATACCGTGATCATCATGACTTCCAATGCCGGTACGGACACAATCGCCAGTGTCTGTGCCGATCCTGACAATCTGCCTTCGCAGGAGCAGTTGGGTGAGCTGTTGCGGCCTGAACTGCTGCACTGGTTCCGCCCGGCATTTCTGGGGCGGTGCAATGTTGTCGCCTACTATCCGCTGTCGGATGCGCTGATCCGGCGCATTGTGGACCTTAACCTCAAACGCGTGGCCCAGCGCGTGGCCCAGAGCTGGGGGGCTGTGTTCGAGGCTTCGGCGGAGGTGACCGAGGCGTTGGCCGCCCGCTGCCACGAAACCGAAAGTGGTGCGCGCGTGGTCGAAACAATTCTGACCCGCACGGTCCTGCCCGAACTGTCAGCCAAAGCGCTTGCCTGCGTTATGGAAGGTGGCACCGTGCAGGAGATGCGTGTGAGTGTGGATGAGGCTGGAGCGTTTGAATATTCGATTTCCTGA